A region from the Devosia lucknowensis genome encodes:
- a CDS encoding carbon-nitrogen hydrolase family protein: protein MKIAAIQMRSGLDPDANLAALKPLLAEAAEQGATYALTPEVTLIFPENRDQLRLAAAPFEGHRHLAEVGDLARQHGMFVHVGSLPIPLEDGRFANRSVLFGPDGQQLGTYDKIHLFDADIAGLDAYRESATYKGGDEAVVAAVADFRLGFSICYDMRFPRLYNALANGGATLIAVPAAFTVPTGQAHWHVLLRARAIETGSYVIAAAQGGVHQNGRATYGHSLVVDPWGRIIAELNHDEPGVLVVDIDAAAVAEARQRIPALANARDFAPPGLQS, encoded by the coding sequence ATGAAGATCGCCGCCATCCAGATGCGTTCGGGGCTCGATCCCGACGCCAATCTTGCCGCACTCAAGCCACTGCTGGCCGAGGCTGCTGAGCAGGGTGCCACCTATGCCCTGACCCCCGAAGTGACCCTGATCTTTCCCGAAAACCGGGACCAATTGCGATTGGCGGCAGCCCCTTTCGAAGGGCACAGGCATCTGGCCGAAGTCGGCGATCTTGCCCGCCAGCACGGCATGTTTGTGCACGTGGGCTCTCTCCCCATCCCGCTCGAGGATGGCCGGTTTGCCAACCGCTCCGTACTGTTCGGGCCGGATGGGCAGCAGCTCGGCACGTATGACAAGATCCACCTTTTCGATGCCGATATCGCCGGGCTCGACGCGTATCGCGAAAGTGCGACCTACAAGGGCGGCGACGAGGCGGTGGTCGCGGCGGTCGCGGATTTCCGGCTCGGCTTTTCGATCTGCTACGACATGCGCTTTCCAAGGCTCTATAATGCGCTCGCCAATGGCGGAGCGACGCTGATCGCTGTACCGGCCGCGTTCACCGTGCCGACGGGGCAGGCGCATTGGCACGTCCTGCTCCGGGCGCGCGCCATCGAGACTGGCTCCTATGTGATCGCGGCGGCGCAGGGCGGCGTGCACCAGAATGGCCGCGCGACCTATGGGCATTCGCTGGTGGTCGACCCCTGGGGACGCATCATCGCCGAGCTCAACCATGACGAACCGGGCGTGCTCGTTGTCGACATCGATGCGGCAGCGGTTGCCGAAGCTCGGCAGCGGATACCGGCACTGGCAAACGCCCGGGACTTTGCTCCGCCGGGTTTGCAGAGCTGA
- a CDS encoding DUF1178 family protein, with amino-acid sequence MIQYSLQCSNGHRYEAWFKSASAYDEQQARGIVTCAQCGDAHVEKAPMAPNVARTDRDRVPLSAAHPDAAKMRDMLRLYRQKVISEAENVGDRFADEARKIHFDEAEARGIYGQATHDEVAGLIEDGVAFLPLPDVSDDN; translated from the coding sequence GTGATCCAGTATTCGCTTCAATGCTCGAACGGCCATCGCTACGAAGCCTGGTTCAAGAGCGCTTCGGCCTATGACGAGCAGCAGGCCCGTGGGATTGTCACCTGTGCACAGTGTGGCGACGCGCACGTCGAAAAGGCTCCAATGGCGCCCAATGTGGCGCGCACCGACAGGGATCGGGTTCCGCTGAGCGCTGCTCATCCCGATGCAGCCAAAATGCGCGACATGCTGCGGCTCTACCGCCAGAAGGTGATCAGCGAGGCCGAAAATGTCGGCGACCGCTTCGCCGACGAGGCCCGTAAGATCCATTTCGACGAAGCCGAGGCCCGCGGCATCTATGGACAGGCCACGCATGACGAAGTCGCTGGACTGATCGAGGATGGCGTCGCGTTCCTACCGCTCCCCGATGTGAGCGACGACAATTGA
- a CDS encoding MmcQ/YjbR family DNA-binding protein → MSVSTRSGFDAALGALGGVTFVDQWEARVAKVGGKVFCLLSDAAPHRMTLKCGENSFDILTALEGIDQAPYFAKRQWVSVTPGALPDDDLLAYAARSHAIVAAGLTKKLRTELGIA, encoded by the coding sequence TTGAGCGTTTCCACCAGATCGGGGTTCGACGCCGCATTGGGCGCGCTTGGCGGCGTGACCTTTGTCGATCAGTGGGAAGCGCGTGTTGCCAAGGTCGGCGGCAAGGTGTTTTGCCTCCTCTCCGATGCGGCTCCGCACCGGATGACCCTCAAGTGCGGTGAGAACAGTTTCGATATCCTGACGGCGCTGGAGGGGATCGATCAGGCGCCTTACTTTGCCAAGCGCCAATGGGTGTCGGTGACACCAGGCGCTTTGCCCGATGACGATCTTCTGGCCTATGCCGCGCGCTCGCATGCAATCGTCGCGGCAGGCCTTACGAAAAAACTTCGGACGGAACTGGGCATAGCCTGA
- a CDS encoding aldo/keto reductase, whose translation MTTLDASQSGSFAIGGDLTVNRLGFGAMRITGEGIWGPPKDRDEAIRVLKRLPEIGVNFIDTAESYGPYISEELIGEALAPYSQGTIVATKSGLTRTGPNVWPPLGRPEFLRQGALMSLRRLKVESIDLWQLHRIDPKTPRVEQFEAIAELQKEGIIRHAGLSEVSVEDIKEAQKYFKVATVQNLYNFANRKSEDVLDYCEANGIGFIPWFPLAGGDLVEGHEKAHEVMNRHGASGSQIALAWLLRRSPVMLPIPGTGKVKHLEDNVAAATIKLSDEDFETLDAIGRR comes from the coding sequence ATGACCACACTCGACGCTTCCCAGTCGGGCAGCTTTGCCATCGGCGGCGATCTCACGGTCAACCGCCTCGGTTTTGGCGCCATGCGTATTACAGGCGAGGGCATATGGGGCCCGCCGAAGGATCGAGACGAAGCCATCCGCGTGCTCAAGCGCCTGCCCGAGATCGGGGTAAACTTCATCGACACGGCCGAGAGCTACGGCCCCTACATCAGCGAAGAGCTTATCGGTGAGGCGCTGGCGCCCTATTCCCAGGGAACGATAGTTGCCACCAAGAGCGGATTGACCCGCACCGGGCCGAACGTCTGGCCGCCTTTGGGTCGACCGGAGTTCCTGCGTCAGGGCGCGCTCATGAGCCTGCGTCGACTGAAGGTAGAGAGCATCGATCTCTGGCAGCTTCACCGCATCGACCCGAAGACGCCGCGCGTCGAGCAGTTCGAGGCCATCGCCGAACTGCAGAAGGAAGGCATCATCCGCCATGCCGGCCTTTCCGAGGTCAGTGTCGAGGATATCAAGGAGGCCCAGAAGTACTTCAAAGTGGCCACGGTTCAGAACCTCTACAACTTCGCCAATCGCAAGAGCGAGGACGTGCTGGACTATTGCGAAGCGAATGGCATCGGCTTCATTCCCTGGTTCCCGCTGGCCGGCGGCGATCTCGTCGAGGGTCATGAGAAGGCGCATGAGGTGATGAACCGGCACGGCGCCAGCGGCAGCCAGATCGCTCTGGCCTGGCTTCTGCGTCGTTCGCCGGTCATGCTGCCGATCCCCGGCACGGGCAAGGTCAAGCATCTGGAGGACAATGTCGCTGCGGCTACGATCAAGCTCAGCGACGAGGATTTCGAGACGCTCGACGCCATCGGCCGCCGCTAG
- a CDS encoding efflux RND transporter periplasmic adaptor subunit: protein MAKSETSPRPVTRRRKWRWGWIVLFLIVAGACAYALVERPWEPKPKAVATETIAPAPVTQVLAVNGRIAARKSVTIRSAVSAQALSVNADVGDVVEDGEVLVALDASVVQAQVQQARAALDAQQVKQRQAEATASRSQALGDNATRASREEAELALAATVNETARLQAALEQVERQVAQYSVQAPMSGVVLSRGFDQGQLVDTQTELFVIADTADLVVETDVDELYSSRVSTGLKAMLKPVGASIAQEGTVTFAAPTVDPSTGGRAIKITFDDQVTLPIGQTVNANVIVDEVPDALSVPRSAIITNGAQSHVLVVDGGVASERSIVFNDWPAERVIVTEGLSTGDVVIVDPTALKSGDLVTAE from the coding sequence GTGGCCAAGTCCGAAACCTCCCCCCGTCCGGTTACCCGGCGCCGCAAGTGGCGCTGGGGCTGGATCGTCCTGTTCCTGATTGTCGCGGGTGCTTGCGCCTACGCGCTGGTCGAGCGGCCCTGGGAGCCGAAGCCAAAGGCGGTTGCCACCGAAACGATCGCGCCCGCGCCGGTCACTCAGGTCCTGGCGGTCAACGGCCGGATTGCGGCACGGAAGTCAGTCACCATTCGGTCGGCCGTTTCAGCGCAGGCTCTTTCCGTCAATGCCGATGTTGGGGATGTGGTCGAGGACGGCGAAGTGCTCGTGGCCCTTGATGCCTCTGTCGTCCAGGCCCAGGTGCAACAAGCCCGCGCAGCGCTCGATGCGCAGCAGGTTAAGCAACGCCAGGCGGAAGCAACCGCCTCCCGCAGCCAGGCCCTCGGCGACAATGCCACGCGCGCCAGCCGCGAAGAGGCTGAACTGGCGCTCGCCGCGACCGTCAACGAAACCGCAAGACTGCAGGCTGCGCTGGAGCAGGTGGAACGTCAGGTCGCGCAATATTCGGTTCAGGCGCCCATGAGCGGCGTTGTGCTGTCGCGCGGCTTCGATCAAGGGCAACTTGTCGATACCCAGACCGAACTCTTCGTGATTGCCGATACGGCCGACCTCGTGGTCGAAACCGATGTCGACGAACTCTATTCCTCGCGTGTCAGCACCGGGCTCAAGGCCATGCTGAAGCCCGTTGGCGCCAGCATTGCACAGGAAGGGACCGTAACCTTCGCTGCTCCCACCGTCGATCCGTCGACCGGTGGGCGGGCCATCAAGATTACCTTCGACGATCAGGTGACCCTGCCCATCGGCCAGACGGTCAATGCCAATGTCATCGTCGATGAAGTGCCCGATGCGCTCTCGGTTCCGCGCAGCGCCATCATCACCAATGGGGCGCAGAGCCACGTACTGGTGGTGGACGGCGGCGTCGCAAGTGAACGCTCCATCGTCTTCAACGACTGGCCGGCCGAGCGTGTCATCGTCACCGAGGGCCTGTCGACGGGTGATGTCGTGATCGTCGATCCCACGGCCCTCAAGTCAGGTGACCTGGTGACGGCGGAGTAA
- a CDS encoding ABC transporter permease has product MIYGIKIAWRYLTSSKTQTGLLVAGVATGVFVFIFMSALIGGLAIYLVQQTVGDIAHVTLEAPSRDAGLLLSDGSEALLVQQKSSGQRDTLRTADAFLPGVEAMPGVKAISPQIVGNGFVIRGQSRAPVSVTGVEGDKVSVIADIAGRLVGGDTILTNNTVILGKSLADDLGISVGQVIRLQSDRNVERALVISGIFELGVEALDARAAFVSTATARTLFELPQGISRVEIKLDNLDDADAFARRIAAETGLKATPWTEGNAQLLSGLRAQANSGNLIKGFALVTIIIGVASALLLSTYRRRPEIGIMRAFGASRAFVVGVFVLQGTLIGLLGGLLGAGLGYLALSPFPLPENASAGGLPIDVRQGAYGLAITLTTVGAILASILPARSAARVDPVSVIGQ; this is encoded by the coding sequence ATGATCTACGGCATCAAGATCGCATGGCGCTATCTTACCTCCAGCAAGACCCAGACCGGTCTGCTCGTCGCGGGCGTGGCCACAGGTGTCTTCGTCTTCATCTTCATGAGCGCCCTGATCGGCGGGCTCGCGATCTATCTCGTGCAGCAGACGGTTGGCGATATCGCCCATGTGACGCTCGAAGCGCCGAGCCGCGATGCCGGACTGCTGCTATCAGACGGCAGCGAGGCGCTGCTGGTTCAGCAGAAGTCGAGCGGACAGCGTGATACGCTGCGAACCGCCGATGCCTTCCTTCCCGGCGTCGAGGCCATGCCCGGGGTCAAGGCCATATCACCGCAGATCGTGGGCAATGGCTTCGTGATCAGGGGCCAGTCGCGCGCACCGGTTTCGGTTACGGGCGTCGAGGGCGACAAGGTCTCGGTCATCGCCGATATCGCCGGACGGCTGGTCGGCGGCGATACGATACTGACCAACAATACCGTCATCCTGGGTAAATCCCTCGCCGATGACCTCGGCATCAGCGTGGGACAGGTCATCCGGCTGCAGTCCGACCGCAATGTCGAACGTGCCCTCGTGATTTCGGGAATATTCGAGCTCGGCGTCGAGGCACTCGATGCGCGTGCGGCCTTCGTCAGCACGGCGACAGCGCGGACGTTGTTCGAGCTGCCGCAGGGTATCAGCCGGGTCGAAATCAAGCTGGACAACCTTGATGATGCCGATGCATTCGCCCGTCGCATTGCCGCAGAAACTGGCCTCAAAGCCACCCCCTGGACCGAAGGGAATGCGCAACTGCTCAGCGGCCTGCGCGCGCAGGCCAATTCCGGTAATCTCATCAAGGGTTTTGCGCTGGTCACGATCATCATCGGCGTCGCCAGCGCGCTGCTGCTCTCGACCTATCGCCGGCGGCCCGAAATCGGGATCATGCGGGCTTTCGGCGCCTCGCGGGCCTTCGTGGTCGGCGTCTTCGTGCTGCAGGGCACGCTGATTGGGCTGCTGGGCGGCCTTCTCGGCGCGGGGCTGGGCTATCTGGCGCTGTCACCTTTTCCCTTGCCCGAAAATGCTTCGGCTGGCGGATTGCCCATTGATGTCCGGCAAGGCGCCTATGGGCTCGCCATCACGCTCACCACCGTGGGTGCCATTCTCGCGTCGATCCTCCCGGCTCGCTCCGCTGCCCGGGTCGACCCAGTTTCCGTGATCGGCCAATGA
- a CDS encoding ABC transporter ATP-binding protein codes for MSTLVEVTDLIKTYGEGEAETRVLKGLDMALQEGDLAALLGPSGSGKSTLLTILGTLMQPTSGRHVMLGEDLTRAKDTALTEFRNRHIGFVFQFHHLLPDFTALENVIFPTAIAEGRETAKARSRGEELLERVGLGHRMDFRATQLSGGQKQRVAIARALMNQPELVLADEPTGNLDRESAEQVMELIGEINAQEKTTFLISTHDEKIAAACRRQIKVVDGKTVSS; via the coding sequence ATGAGCACGCTCGTCGAAGTCACCGACCTCATCAAGACCTATGGTGAGGGCGAGGCCGAAACCCGCGTGCTCAAGGGCCTCGACATGGCGTTGCAAGAGGGAGACCTGGCCGCACTTCTGGGACCATCGGGGTCAGGCAAGAGCACCCTGCTGACCATTCTCGGGACGTTGATGCAGCCGACCAGCGGGCGCCATGTCATGCTTGGTGAAGACCTGACGCGGGCCAAGGACACGGCGCTCACCGAGTTCAGAAACCGCCATATCGGCTTTGTCTTTCAATTTCACCACCTTCTGCCCGACTTCACGGCGCTGGAAAACGTCATCTTCCCTACCGCCATCGCCGAGGGGCGCGAAACCGCCAAGGCCAGGTCGCGTGGTGAAGAACTGCTGGAGCGTGTCGGTCTGGGGCACCGCATGGATTTCCGGGCCACTCAGCTCTCGGGCGGGCAGAAGCAGCGCGTCGCTATTGCCCGTGCGCTGATGAACCAGCCCGAACTGGTTCTCGCCGACGAACCCACCGGCAATCTCGATCGCGAGTCGGCCGAGCAGGTGATGGAGCTGATCGGCGAAATCAATGCGCAGGAGAAAACTACCTTCCTGATCTCGACACATGACGAGAAAATCGCAGCGGCCTGTCGCCGCCAGATCAAGGTAGTGGACGGCAAGACCGTATCGAGCTGA
- the ilvD gene encoding dihydroxy-acid dehydratase codes for MPVYRSRTTTHGRNMAGARGLWRATGMKDGDFGKPIIAVVNSFTQFVPGHVHLKDLGQLVAREIEAAGGVAKEFNTIAVDDGIAMGHDGMLYSLPSRDIIADSVEYMVNAHTADAMVCISNCDKITPGMLNAAMRLNIPVVFVSGGPMEAGKAIVKGKLQALDLVDAMVMAADDHYTDEEVQAVEEAACPTCGSCSGMFTANSMNCLTEALGLSLPGNGSTLATHSDRKRLFQEAGHLIVDLARRYYEQEDESVLPRSIATKQAFENAMALDIAMGGSTNTVLHILAAAHEGGVDFTMDDIDALSRRVPVLSKVAPAKNDVHMEDVHRAGGIFAILGQLDRAGLINRKEPTVHAATMGDAIDKWDISRTNSEAVRNFYMAAPGGVRTTVAFSQSNRWTDLDTDRANGVIRSAENPFSKDGGLAVLKGNIALDGCIVKTAGVDESILKFTGPARVFESQDSTVKAILSNEIKEGDVIVIRYEGPKGGPGMQEMLYPTSYLKSKGLGKACALLTDGRFSGGTSGLSIGHASPEAAEGGAIGLVREGDMVEIDIPNRTVNVLVSDAELAARRAEQDKLGWKPAHPRKRKVTTALKAYAALVTSAAKGAVRDTAAIDKLWN; via the coding sequence ATGCCCGTCTATCGTTCCCGCACAACCACTCATGGTCGCAACATGGCCGGCGCACGTGGCCTGTGGCGCGCGACCGGCATGAAGGACGGCGATTTCGGCAAGCCGATCATCGCTGTGGTGAACAGCTTCACCCAATTCGTGCCAGGCCATGTGCATCTCAAGGACCTGGGCCAGTTGGTGGCGCGTGAGATCGAGGCAGCCGGCGGTGTGGCAAAGGAATTCAACACCATCGCCGTCGACGACGGTATCGCCATGGGCCACGACGGCATGCTCTATTCGCTGCCGAGCCGCGACATCATCGCCGACTCGGTCGAATACATGGTCAACGCCCACACCGCCGACGCCATGGTCTGCATCTCCAATTGCGATAAGATCACGCCCGGCATGCTGAACGCTGCCATGCGTCTCAACATCCCGGTGGTCTTCGTGTCCGGCGGGCCGATGGAAGCGGGCAAGGCCATCGTCAAGGGCAAGCTGCAGGCGCTCGACCTCGTCGATGCCATGGTGATGGCTGCCGATGATCATTACACCGACGAGGAAGTGCAGGCCGTCGAAGAAGCCGCCTGCCCCACATGCGGTTCGTGCTCTGGCATGTTCACTGCGAATTCGATGAACTGCCTCACCGAAGCCCTGGGTCTCAGCCTGCCCGGCAACGGCTCGACGCTCGCGACGCACTCGGATCGCAAGCGCCTGTTCCAGGAAGCCGGCCACCTGATCGTTGACCTCGCCCGCCGCTACTACGAGCAGGAAGACGAGAGCGTGCTGCCGCGCTCGATCGCCACGAAACAAGCGTTCGAAAACGCCATGGCTCTCGATATCGCCATGGGCGGCTCGACCAATACGGTGCTCCACATCCTCGCTGCTGCCCATGAAGGCGGCGTCGATTTCACCATGGACGACATCGACGCCCTCAGCCGTCGCGTCCCGGTCCTGTCCAAGGTTGCTCCGGCCAAGAACGACGTGCATATGGAAGACGTCCACCGCGCCGGCGGAATTTTTGCCATCCTCGGCCAGCTCGATCGCGCTGGTCTCATCAATCGCAAGGAACCGACAGTCCACGCCGCGACCATGGGCGATGCGATCGACAAATGGGATATCTCCCGCACCAATTCCGAAGCCGTGCGCAATTTTTACATGGCCGCACCCGGCGGCGTGCGTACGACTGTAGCCTTCTCGCAGTCCAACCGCTGGACCGATCTCGACACGGACCGCGCCAATGGCGTTATCCGCTCGGCCGAAAACCCCTTCTCCAAAGATGGCGGACTGGCAGTCCTCAAGGGCAATATCGCGCTCGATGGCTGCATCGTGAAGACCGCCGGCGTCGATGAATCGATCCTCAAGTTCACCGGCCCGGCCCGCGTCTTTGAGAGCCAGGATTCCACCGTCAAGGCGATCCTCTCCAACGAGATCAAGGAAGGAGACGTGATCGTCATCCGCTACGAAGGCCCCAAGGGCGGTCCCGGCATGCAGGAAATGCTCTATCCCACGAGCTACCTGAAATCGAAGGGCCTGGGCAAAGCCTGCGCCCTTCTGACGGACGGCCGCTTCTCAGGCGGCACATCGGGCCTGTCCATCGGTCACGCTTCGCCCGAAGCGGCCGAAGGCGGCGCCATCGGCCTCGTGCGTGAAGGTGACATGGTCGAGATCGACATCCCTAACCGCACCGTCAACGTGCTCGTTTCGGACGCCGAACTGGCTGCCCGCCGTGCCGAGCAGGACAAGCTCGGCTGGAAGCCCGCACACCCGCGCAAGCGCAAGGTGACGACGGCACTTAAGGCATACGCTGCGTTGGTGACGTCGGCAGCCAAGGGCGCCGTGCGCGACACGGCCGCGATCGACAAGCTCTGGAACTGA
- a CDS encoding YciI family protein: MRYFMSIIPPADLKPEDISQGLMDAMSPWMEKRLADGKLISTGGLKSADEGRRLVGQTGEPVITDGPYAEAKEVIGGYAVFEAADLDGATELAREFMQMHIENGIPGLVLELREIAGGANF; this comes from the coding sequence ATGCGCTACTTTATGAGCATCATTCCACCGGCCGACCTCAAGCCCGAGGATATTTCGCAGGGATTGATGGATGCGATGAGCCCCTGGATGGAAAAGCGTCTCGCTGACGGCAAGCTGATCTCCACTGGCGGGCTGAAGTCAGCGGATGAAGGACGCCGGCTGGTCGGCCAGACCGGTGAGCCCGTGATCACCGACGGCCCCTATGCAGAGGCCAAGGAGGTCATCGGCGGCTATGCGGTATTTGAAGCTGCCGATCTCGACGGAGCGACCGAGCTGGCGCGCGAATTCATGCAGATGCATATTGAAAACGGCATACCGGGCCTCGTGCTTGAACTGCGCGAAATTGCAGGCGGCGCCAACTTCTAA